The nucleotide window CCGCCAGGCTGCTTTCACCGAGCACGGCCATCGCCTGACGGATCAGCTTTCGCGCCCCAATGTCTTGCTGTCGGCGAGCCGGGAATGGATCACCTTGCGCGTCGCGTTTCTCGGCGCCTGCATGTCCGGTTTAACGGCTTTACTCGTGCTATGGTACAAAGATGCCATTAGCAGTggcctcgcgggcctcgTTCTCGCATACGCCTTGATGTCTACGGAGAGCATGGTCGTCCTAACGCAAGTCTACGCGTTGGCTCATCAGGCCTTGATCTCGGTCGAACGCATCAAGGAGTACATGGAGGCAGAGCAGGAGCTTACGGAACCAACGCGGGAgtgcccggcgccgacataCAGCTGGCCTCGTGGGGGGCACATTCGCTTCCGCAGCTTCGCGGCCAAGCACAGCTCTACACTGTCGCCAACCATGCGCGACTTTGACCTACAAGTGGatgcgggccgccgccttgctaTCTCAGGCAACATCGGTGGCAATGAGTCGTCACTGGGCCTGGCTCTCATCCGCGCGCTGTTGCCGTCGCACGGCCGGATTGAGCTCGATGGTGTCGACATTGCGTCTCTCAGGCTCGACGTACTGCGCCGACTTGTCACCATTGTGCCGCGAGAGCCCACCGTATTCAGTGGTACTTTCCGCGAGAACCTCGACCCAGAGAACATTCAAGACGAAGACCGAATGTACGAGCTGCTGGAAAGCCTCCACGTGCCGCAGCTGCTTCCTGGCCTcgatctcgacgacgagctcccCGAGAGGCTTTCGCGAGTCCAGAAGCAAATCATctgcgtcgcccgcgccatgCTCCGCCAGTCCCTCGTTTTAGTACTAGACGAGGCCACCGCCATGTTCGACTTTGCCACGGACCAGCGGATCCAAGTCGCCCTacgcgacggcatcgccgctggcaccaccatcatcgccatcgcgcAACGCCTCACCACCGTTCCCGACTACGACCGGGTCATTGTCATGACGTCTTCAGGAGGCATAGccgaggacggacggccgATGAAGATGCTGGAcagagacgacgagcgcacCGATGGTGACGCCGTGTTCAGGACCATGTGCAAGCGAGCGGGCAATTTGCGGCTCATGGAGCGTTTGGCAGGCCTCAGGAGGTAGTCCATCCTTGACCTGCACGGGGCGGTGCGCCCTTGGGGAGTGTGGACGCAGGAGCCTGGAGGCAATCGGATCATCCAAAGGTACACTTTTGGAGGCGCCAGGCCCCACGCAGAGGTCCTACTTTGATGTTTGAGTTTCTGTTGGCATACAATCAGGATATGGGTTGGATCGCAAAGGGGTGATCACTTGGGGTTGTTACACGGGAATATGTGGTGAGCCGGCAATGATACGCGCTGATTACGGCTCGAGGGTTGGACAGGACGCAAGGCACGGGGATTCGAGGTTTGGCGAACTTGGGGGCCACGGCGTATTGAGTGGGAGGACATGTACGGTTTACAGTCTGGAGTATAATGGACATTGGGAAACCTTCTGGTAGTGCGCGGGGTTGACGTTGCATTCATTCGCCCACTGAGTCAGTGCTGCCTGGGCCTCGGCAGCACGACGATTACCTAGTCCAAAGCACTCCCTCGCGACATACATACCACGCTCGCAACTCATACGCGACACCTAATCGCGGTCGAGCTCTCGTAGCCATGTCTTGGACGTCGCTGCCAGGGTCTATGACCCTCCTTGACAAGTTGTCGCTCTCATGGCTGGTGCCCCTGTTTGGTGAGCACTTCCCATCGCTAATGCATCGCGAATTTGCATCAAGACAATTACTGAAGTCTCTTTCTCTCAGTGTGCCATTGGCTCATCAACTTCATTACACGATGCATGCCCGGCGCCTCTCCCCTGCACTGGCGCCAGAAGCTCGCCATCTCCCACATCCAGTCCCTCCGCCGGTCGCTCAACCCGCGACAGCTCTTTGCcctgtcgagggcgcggctCACCGGCGAGGCCATCAGAGCCTACTGCCACGCCCGCGGGCTCCCCTACGCCGCAGTCGCCGTGACACTGCAGCCCGAGGaagcgacagcggcggcgtcgcctcataacggcggcggtagcgCTACCGTTGCGGTTCCGCCTCCGGTGCTGCACGTCGTCACGCtcgcgagcgcggcgcctaCGCGGGGGCCGACGCTTCTGTACGCCCATGGGGGAGGCTACCTCAATCCGATACAGGCAAGGGGGCACGTCCCCCTCGCGCTGCGGTGCGCGGCCGcgtgcggcgctgggcgcgtcgtcttcatcgagTATGCGCTGAGCTCGGAGCATGGGTACCCGGCGCAGCTGGTGCAGATGGTCGCCGCGGTGAAGTACCTGCTTCGAAGccgcggtgctgctggtgctgatgatgatgatggtggtggtgccgacatggtggacggcggcggcatcgagccGGGAGAGTTGGTCCTCGCGGGGGacagcgcgggcgggcacctCATCGTCAGTCTACTCGCGCACGCGgtccgcccgtcgccgtatgcgccgccgttgacggagctaggcggtgatggcggcaACGGGCGCAAGCAGCTCCGcgccgtggtgctgctcTCGCCGTGGGTGACCATGCAGACGAGCGACGCCTCCTTcgcggccaacggcggctACGACTACCTCAccgcgcagcaggccgacACGTTCATCCGGCTATTccgccccgcggcgggcgagctgtgGGCGTGTCCCGACGgggagggcgcggcggagctATGGAGGGCTGCGTTTCcccggccatcatcatcatcgtcactatcatcgtcggcatcggtggaggtggcggtggcgaagAAGATACTCGTCACGGTGGGCACGGGCGAGACGCTGCTCGACTCGTGTGTCAAGTTCGGGAGGGATATGCTTGGCGCGGAGACGGTTGTCCTGGACGACGTGATGGAGAAGGAtgggcgggtggcggcggcggatggctTGGAGTCGGAGGTGGTGTTGACGGTGGCACGGGGGGAGGCGCATGTTCAGCCGGCGCTGGACTGCGCGGTGGGGTATGAGCAtggggcgacgatgagggctATCACGACGTTTCTCAAGTCTACCTaggcgtcggcgcgggagccCGTGTAACACACCTCGGGCGCTTGAGAGCCAATAACCACTTCAACATTAGGTCGACTTGAAACGCCCACAACATACAATTTACGtgcatggcggcgtctcggCAGCTCCTGAGTGTTGCCTGGGCGCTTAGCTTGACGAATAAATGGATCTGGTAGGAGCCACCGCTATATGCGTTAGAAGTCGGCTCGAATTGGGGCATCGTTATCGTGAACATCCGAAGCAGAACCCCCGAAGGGACAAAATCATTGAAATGTCTTTTGCTCGTGGGCTATCGCCTTCCCCATGTCGGATCCCCTAAGCTACACTGTTGGATGGATATGTGCCCTCCCGACCGAGTACGGCGCGGTACAGGCGTTGTTCGACGAGAAACACGACAGGCCAAGATATGTTTCCCGGCGCGACAGCAACGACTACGAACTGGGTAGGATCGGCCCCCACAATATTGTCGCAGCCGTGTTTCCCGCCGGGGAATACGGACCCGTCTGCGCTGCAACGGTCGCCAGCGATATGCTCAGTACCTTTACCAATGTGAGGGTCGGCTTGATGGTCGGCATAGCCGGGGGTGCGCCTCGAGCCGAGCACGACGTCCGCCTTggagacgtcgtcgttggcgtgcCGAGAACCCTGTTCGACGCAAGGCCCCCCGGCGATCCTACAAGCGACCAGCAGGCCGGCAATGATGATATCGGGACTTCAGCAGTAGAAGACGAAACTCCTCCGATCCTCCAATCCGCAGTAACTACGCTCAGAGCTCACTACGACGCCAACGGGCATCAGCTCCGGAGAGCCATCGACGAGGCACTGGAGAAATGGCCAAGACTAAAGAAGAAGTACCAGCGACCAGACGACAGTACCGACCAACTGCATCAGCCCCAGTCCCCCAGTCTTGAGACTGCTGAAGATGGACACGCCATACAGCAACAAAGTGACGAACCGGCGACACTCGTCCAGCGACCCGAGCGAGCGGTAAAGGGCGAGCCGGCGATTCATTACGGCGCAATCGGGTCCTCGAGCTTGCTTCTCAGGAACGGGCCTTTCCGCGAGAGAGCTGCAGAAAAAATCGACGTTTTGTGCTTTGAGATGGAATCGGCAGGCCTGAATGGCATATTCCGCTGCCTCGTGGTACGCGGCATCTCCGACTACTGCGACGTTCACAAGAACAACCAGTGGCAGGGCCatgccgccatggctgctgcggcgtaCGCCAAGGACTTGTTGTGCCAAATCTCGCTCGAAGACATGGAAAGTCagaggaggatgagggaCGTGCTCTTTGGTGAGTTGAGCGCCCTTGAGAATGACTTGCACACTGCTCATACACCCTCCTTTCCACAGGCTCGCGTAGGAGAGCGTTTTGACTTCGTACTTGATCCGGATCATCGAGACTGGAGCTTGGGTCCACAAAAAAGTCTCCAACTTGGCTCTGTAGCAGCTTTCTGAGGCTTTGCTTGACGATACCAGTCGTCAGAAAACAGCTGATTGCAGGttgacctcgtcctccaAAACATGGGACTGCACTGCTGCATGCACGGTGCAGAGGGATTGATAGGTATCAACCCAAGCAAGCTGCATGTGCGCTTCTATGCGCAACGTTTCTAATGGCAACTATGGCTCAGCACATTGTATTTCGTCAAGTTACCTGCTATTCTCATTGCATGAACTTACTAGACATTGTCTGGATTGTGGTGTGGTATGCGTTTATTCACAGGGCCATCAGGAGCCGTGCTGCATTTGGCGGGCCCAAACATGAGCCATCGATAACGGAAGAGTCCTCTTCGGATCTAGACTTGGGCGTGAAAGTATCACGAGCAATCGCCTCAAAGCAAGAATCATGAACGCAACTCAACGTGCTGTCAAGTCCGACCGTGCATCGGGCGCTGTTCCGCCCCCACGTGCCAATGACGTCCTCTGCTGACGCGCCATGAAGTTCCGCGCCATGGATTGACAATTCTTCTACTGCTCAGAAGAACACCAGGTAGTGAGGCTTGAGCAACCCGAGAGCTTTGTCCGTCGCTAAGCAAACGGATATCGGCGACGACCTCTCATCAGAGTCCGAACGTGCTCTCACTTGCAAAGCAAAGTGATATGGCGTCAAGTCTACTATCGGCATTCCAGACGCTCCTCGAATCACCGTCGAGGTTGAGTCTTTAGCGTCGCCTCCAGAGGTACCAGTTACTTTGCCATTACAAGTTATCGTCTCACTTCAACGTCAACCGGACTCTCGCGACGAGTCTTGCATCTTCAGGCGGAATGCGCACCAAGATGGCTTCTCTAAAGGCGActtcatcctcctccatgaGACGGGCACAGACTAGCACAGGGTCGACATTGAGGCTCCCTTgtcggcctcttcctcttccagcAACAGAGGGCCAATACTGGTGACGTCGAGTAACCAAGTCATATTCAACCTCCAGGAGCTCCAACCATCTGGTTCCCACACCTTTCGGTGCACGCTGCCTGATTACTTCCAGCGTCAGCTTGTCGCTGGAGAGAATTATCGCCTGGAGTGGGCGGGAGGGGACATTGAATTCTGGTGCTAGGGTTCCATCAGCGACAAACACGGCACATATCTTGACTACCACGATCCAAAGTCTTCGCTAGGGCTTTCACTCCCCGCGAGCAAGGGCTTCGCCTTGACAGCCACCGAAGAAGCGGAACCATGGCCAGGGCGAGCCGACGCTGAAGCAAAGTTTGGTTTCACTGGAGCCAACACCATGGAATACATGTGGCGAAGCGACCTGTCGAATGcacgtcgtgctgctgcccaggaAGGGAATGATGAGCCTCAGTCTTCAGACCCAGGTGCACCCGCTCTGAGCGCCACGCTCGAAGGTCCGGCCAACATGTCTCTCGGCAAGAAGATCAATATCGTAGCGCACA belongs to Purpureocillium takamizusanense chromosome 1, complete sequence and includes:
- a CDS encoding uncharacterized protein (EggNog:ENOG503NUKV~TransMembrane:2 (o42-64i76-97o)~COG:Q), producing MLRGNVTIRAYGRQAAFTEHGHRLTDQLSRPNVLLSASREWITLRVAFLGACMSGLTALLVLWYKDAISSGLAGLVLAYALMSTESMVVLTQVYALAHQALISVERIKEYMEAEQELTEPTRECPAPTYSWPRGGHIRFRSFAAKHSSTLSPTMRDFDLQVDAGRRLAISGNIGGNESSLGLALIRALLPSHGRIELDGVDIASLRLDVLRRLVTIVPREPTVFSGTFRENLDPENIQDEDRMYELLESLHVPQLLPGLDLDDELPERLSRVQKQIICVARAMLRQSLVLVLDEATAMFDFATDQRIQVALRDGIAAGTTIIAIAQRLTTVPDYDRVIVMTSSGGIAEDGRPMKMLDRDDERTDGDAVFRTMCKRAGNLRLMERLAGLRR
- a CDS encoding uncharacterized protein (EggNog:ENOG503P11T~COG:F); the encoded protein is MSDPLSYTVGWICALPTEYGAVQALFDEKHDRPRYVSRRDSNDYELGRIGPHNIVAAVFPAGEYGPVCAATVASDMLSTFTNVRVGLMVGIAGGAPRAEHDVRLGDVVVGVPRTLFDARPPGDPTSDQQAGNDDIGTSAVEDETPPILQSAVTTLRAHYDANGHQLRRAIDEALEKWPRLKKKYQRPDDSTDQLHQPQSPSLETAEDGHAIQQQSDEPATLVQRPERAVKGEPAIHYGAIGSSSLLLRNGPFRERAAEKIDVLCFEMESAGLNGIFRCLVVRGISDYCDVHKNNQWQGHAAMAAAAYAKDLLCQISLEDMESQRRMRDVLFGSRRRAF
- a CDS encoding uncharacterized protein (TransMembrane:1 (o20-39i)~CAZy:CE10~COG:I~EggNog:ENOG503P2A0); amino-acid sequence: MSWTSLPGSMTLLDKLSLSWLVPLFVCHWLINFITRCMPGASPLHWRQKLAISHIQSLRRSLNPRQLFALSRARLTGEAIRAYCHARGLPYAAVAVTLQPEEATAAASPHNGGGSATVAVPPPVLHVVTLASAAPTRGPTLLYAHGGGYLNPIQARGHVPLALRCAAACGAGRVVFIEYALSSEHGYPAQLVQMVAAVKYLLRSRGAAGADDDDGGGADMVDGGGIEPGELVLAGDSAGGHLIVSLLAHAVRPSPYAPPLTELGGDGGNGRKQLRAVVLLSPWVTMQTSDASFAANGGYDYLTAQQADTFIRLFRPAAGELWACPDGEGAAELWRAAFPRPSSSSSLSSSASVEVAVAKKILVTVGTGETLLDSCVKFGRDMLGAETVVLDDVMEKDGRVAAADGLESEVVLTVARGEAHVQPALDCAVGYEHGATMRAITTFLKST